Proteins encoded within one genomic window of Conchiformibius steedae:
- the pcnB gene encoding polynucleotide adenylyltransferase PcnB, with protein MIKQWVKKKLARNAAAGEVRRSVDLIVEGTAAVSIIRKLVQAGYEAYLVGGAVRDLLLGVQPKDFDVVTNATPEQVKALFRRSRIVGRRFPIVHVPMGVETVEVSTFRSGQVRQNDAGRVVRDNAYGTMAQDAVRRDFTCNALYYDVIKGEVIDFHRGMDDIAARRLVMIGDAAERYCEDPVRILRAVRLSGKLGFEVAAETAAPIAAAVHLLAREPQSRLFDELLKILFCGYAEACLRQLAVLGVGDEVHPFLSVLQQGLEQDTVVAQALRGTDARVREGKTVSAGFVLAALLWARVRPLWQHNIGRGQSPAAAMGDAVLQIRGGFERDWGVPQRYSAVMREIWLMQPQFAHQRGGRPFRLLAQPRFRAAYDFLLIRAAAGEADAQTAEWWTRFQAANEAQRKQMTAAQSNTSSGDAPAKKKRRRRRRKSAASANKASES; from the coding sequence ATGATAAAACAATGGGTTAAGAAAAAATTGGCAAGAAATGCCGCTGCTGGGGAAGTGCGCCGTTCGGTGGATTTAATTGTGGAAGGAACGGCGGCGGTCAGCATTATCCGCAAGCTGGTTCAGGCGGGTTATGAGGCGTATCTGGTGGGTGGTGCGGTGCGCGATTTGCTGCTGGGGGTGCAGCCGAAAGATTTTGATGTGGTGACCAATGCCACGCCCGAACAGGTTAAGGCATTGTTTCGGCGCAGTCGTATTGTGGGCAGGCGTTTTCCGATTGTGCATGTGCCGATGGGGGTGGAAACGGTGGAAGTCAGCACTTTCCGCAGCGGGCAGGTGCGCCAAAACGATGCGGGCAGGGTGGTGCGCGACAATGCTTATGGCACAATGGCGCAAGATGCGGTACGGCGCGATTTTACCTGTAATGCTTTGTATTACGATGTGATTAAAGGGGAGGTGATTGATTTTCATCGGGGCATGGACGATATTGCGGCGCGGCGGCTGGTGATGATTGGCGATGCGGCAGAGCGTTATTGTGAAGATCCTGTGCGGATTTTGCGGGCAGTGCGTTTGTCGGGCAAGCTGGGTTTTGAAGTGGCGGCGGAAACGGCTGCACCCATTGCCGCTGCGGTGCATTTATTGGCGCGTGAGCCGCAGTCGCGTTTGTTTGACGAATTATTGAAAATTTTATTCTGCGGTTATGCGGAAGCCTGTTTGCGCCAATTGGCAGTGCTGGGCGTGGGCGATGAAGTGCATCCGTTTTTATCGGTTTTGCAGCAGGGTTTGGAACAGGACACGGTGGTGGCGCAGGCTTTGCGCGGCACAGATGCGCGGGTGCGCGAAGGCAAAACCGTATCGGCGGGTTTTGTGTTGGCGGCTTTGCTATGGGCGCGGGTGCGTCCGTTGTGGCAGCACAATATCGGGCGCGGACAATCCCCCGCCGCAGCGATGGGCGATGCGGTGCTGCAGATTCGCGGCGGTTTTGAACGCGATTGGGGCGTGCCGCAGCGTTATTCGGCGGTAATGCGTGAGATTTGGCTGATGCAGCCGCAGTTTGCTCATCAGCGTGGTGGTCGTCCGTTTCGTCTTTTGGCACAACCGCGTTTTCGTGCTGCTTATGATTTTCTGCTGATTCGGGCGGCGGCGGGCGAAGCCGATGCACAAACGGCAGAATGGTGGACACGGTTTCAAGCAGCCAATGAAGCGCAACGCAAGCAGATGACCGCAGCCCAATCCAATACCTCTTCAGGCGATGCGCCCGCCAAGAAAAAGCGCCGCCGCAGACGGCGCAAATCGGCTGCTTCTGCGAATAAAGCATCAGAAAGTTAA
- the ppk2 gene encoding polyphosphate kinase 2, with the protein MTEPQLKPFEKIALTEQEQESLSVFKQAVIEHRGRASKEDSGSAPLPADYPYKTRMKRREYEKEKKKLQVELLKVQSWVKDSGEKIVGLFEGRDAAGKGGTIKRFMEHLNPRGARVVALEKPTETERGQWYFQRYIQNLPTAGEIVFFDRSWYNRAGVERVMGFCEPHEYMMFMRQAPELERMLVSSGIHLFKFWFSVSQEEQLRRFVSRYDDPLKHWKLSPVDIQSLDRWNDYTEAKNAMFFHTHTKDSPWVIIKSDDKKRARLNCIRYFLHTLDYPGKDLKAIGAVDPQIVMHPDMNKTTQDRG; encoded by the coding sequence ATGACCGAACCGCAACTGAAACCCTTTGAAAAAATTGCCCTGACCGAGCAGGAACAAGAAAGCTTGAGCGTTTTTAAACAGGCTGTTATCGAACACCGCGGACGCGCCAGCAAGGAAGACAGCGGCAGTGCGCCCCTGCCCGCCGATTATCCCTACAAAACCCGTATGAAACGGCGCGAATACGAAAAAGAAAAGAAAAAACTGCAAGTTGAGCTGCTGAAAGTACAAAGCTGGGTAAAAGACAGCGGCGAGAAAATTGTCGGTTTATTTGAAGGGCGCGATGCGGCAGGCAAAGGCGGTACCATCAAACGCTTTATGGAACATCTTAACCCGCGCGGTGCGCGCGTGGTGGCATTGGAAAAACCCACCGAAACCGAACGCGGACAATGGTATTTCCAACGCTATATCCAAAACCTGCCCACTGCCGGCGAAATCGTGTTTTTTGACCGTTCTTGGTACAACCGCGCCGGTGTGGAACGCGTAATGGGCTTTTGCGAACCGCACGAATACATGATGTTTATGCGCCAAGCCCCCGAATTGGAGCGCATGCTGGTATCCAGCGGTATCCATTTGTTTAAATTTTGGTTTTCTGTTTCTCAAGAAGAACAGCTGCGCCGTTTTGTGTCGCGTTACGACGACCCGCTGAAACACTGGAAACTCTCGCCCGTTGACATCCAATCACTGGACCGTTGGAACGACTACACCGAAGCGAAAAACGCCATGTTCTTCCACACCCACACCAAAGACTCTCCGTGGGTTATCATCAAATCGGACGACAAAAAACGTGCACGTTTGAACTGCATCCGCTATTTCCTGCACACGCTGGATTATCCGGGCAAAGACCTGAAAGCCATCGGCGCAGTGGACCCGCAAATCGTGATGCACCCCGATATGAACAAAACCACGCAAGACCGCGGTTAA
- a CDS encoding bifunctional chorismate-binding protein/class IV aminotransferase: MQPFVLFDDAVAGQAKLLHGFVDEDVLDVWAGLDDCLQRGWAQGHHAALAVDYAFAAGGVARVLWFTHQEPVEDVNTWLAQYSGDAGVSCPQPNISESEYLDTVARIQAAIARGETYQINYTQRLHLHAYGAPPRLYARLRQNVPYAALMRLPARADAPDWLLCFSPELFLRIDETGLIRTEPMKGTAPRLGDSQDAQRAESLRQDPKNRAENTMIVDLLRNDLGKIAETGSVSVPEPFKVSPFGSVWQMTSTVCARLPAATPLATVLSATFPCGSITGAPKRKSMEIIDLLETAPRGLYTGSIGWIEPCPDSVLGYRACLNVLIRTLCLYPNHQDKSLWRGEYGVGSGIVTDSIAADEYTECAWKARFLSELRPEHGILETMRVENGTIPHLPLHLQRLQESAHALNIPCQTAAIYQQACARAAALGQGVFRLRLVLSPQGECGWTDAPLSTAPEPYVLISETVLPTHDFLRRHKTTRRQIFDQTWRNAQAQGAFDALFFDESGALLEGGRSSVMIELDGEMLIPDGDVLHGIARRWLCAAYPQVKIARISRDMLFRAEKICLGNALHAWFTVKLLQKNHII, from the coding sequence ATGCAGCCGTTTGTGTTGTTTGACGATGCCGTAGCGGGGCAGGCAAAGCTGCTGCACGGTTTTGTTGATGAAGATGTGTTGGACGTGTGGGCGGGTTTGGACGACTGTTTGCAGCGTGGTTGGGCGCAAGGGCATCATGCAGCATTGGCAGTGGATTATGCGTTTGCAGCGGGTGGGGTGGCGCGTGTGTTGTGGTTTACTCATCAAGAGCCTGTGGAAGATGTAAATACATGGTTGGCACAATACAGCGGCGATGCGGGGGTATCGTGTCCGCAGCCCAATATCAGCGAAAGTGAATATCTCGACACCGTGGCGCGGATTCAAGCTGCGATTGCGCGTGGCGAAACCTATCAAATCAACTATACCCAACGTTTGCACCTGCACGCCTATGGCGCACCGCCGCGCCTGTATGCCCGTTTGCGCCAAAACGTACCTTATGCCGCTTTGATGCGTTTGCCAGCCCGTGCAGACGCACCCGATTGGCTATTGTGTTTTTCGCCCGAATTGTTTTTACGCATAGACGAAACAGGTCTGATCCGCACCGAACCGATGAAAGGCACAGCCCCGCGTTTGGGCGACAGCCAAGACGCGCAACGCGCCGAATCGTTACGTCAAGACCCAAAAAACCGTGCCGAAAACACCATGATTGTGGATTTATTACGCAACGATTTGGGCAAAATCGCCGAAACAGGCAGCGTGAGCGTACCCGAACCGTTTAAAGTCTCGCCCTTTGGCAGCGTGTGGCAGATGACCAGCACTGTGTGCGCCCGTTTGCCCGCTGCCACGCCCTTGGCAACGGTGTTGTCTGCCACTTTCCCCTGCGGCAGCATCACAGGCGCACCCAAGCGCAAAAGCATGGAAATCATTGATTTATTGGAAACTGCGCCGCGTGGTTTGTACACGGGCAGTATTGGTTGGATTGAACCTTGCCCCGATAGTGTTTTGGGTTACCGTGCCTGTTTAAACGTGCTGATTCGCACCCTGTGCCTATATCCAAATCATCAGGATAAGAGCCTGTGGCGCGGCGAATACGGCGTAGGCAGCGGCATTGTTACCGACAGCATTGCCGCGGACGAATACACCGAATGTGCTTGGAAAGCCCGTTTTCTGAGTGAATTGCGCCCTGAACACGGCATTTTGGAAACCATGCGTGTGGAAAACGGTACGATTCCCCATTTGCCGCTGCACCTGCAACGTTTGCAGGAATCGGCGCACGCACTCAATATTCCCTGTCAAACCGCAGCCATTTACCAGCAAGCCTGCGCCCGCGCCGCTGCTTTGGGGCAAGGCGTGTTCCGTTTGCGTTTGGTATTGTCGCCGCAGGGCGAATGTGGGTGGACGGATGCGCCCCTGTCTACCGCGCCCGAACCTTATGTTTTGATTTCAGAAACGGTATTGCCCACGCACGACTTTTTGCGCCGCCACAAAACCACGCGTCGTCAGATTTTTGACCAAACATGGCGCAACGCCCAAGCACAGGGCGCGTTTGATGCCTTGTTCTTTGATGAAAGCGGAGCACTGTTAGAAGGCGGGCGCAGCAGCGTGATGATTGAATTAGACGGCGAAATGCTGATTCCCGATGGCGATGTGCTGCACGGTATCGCCCGCCGTTGGTTGTGCGCTGCTTATCCGCAGGTAAAAATAGCGCGTATCAGCCGCGACATGCTGTTTCGTGCCGAAAAAATCTGCTTGGGTAATGCCCTGCATGCTTGGTTTACCGTAAAATTGCTGCAAAAAAACCACATAATTTAA
- a CDS encoding mechanosensitive ion channel family protein, with the protein MNDFSDLFNDFSQELAAGHGFTAPMLAQSLKTPAGWVELLLTIALAWLCFYIAEHPAVRRSIENWRWRPLRHIGQRIFWPLLMFAAASLAQLAAKIAAYPVVWPQLLAMAANWMIGIRLVLAILHLALPQGRFTAQWERRLSGLLWGCFVLWVSGIDKIITDWMKSLSFTIGSNKLSLYTVLTGLLWVCIVMMLMMWLARWIDERLMSTQRLDMNLRIVLSKVVKSLFMVLSVLIALPLVGIDLTVLSVFGGALGVGLGFGLQKIASNYVSGFIILADRSVRPGDRLNVNGFTGYVGKITSRFVVLRSADGQEALIPNETFVTSTVINESYTGKALWQSLDVQVGYNTDLPRALAILTEAAAAQKRVSANPAPNAFLTGFGDNGIDLRVGFWVNDPENGFLGLFSDILMTIWQRFNEEGIEFPYPQREVRILQDDNGETPAVLPVEDKEKPSETTVSESK; encoded by the coding sequence ATGAACGACTTTTCCGATTTGTTTAACGATTTTTCTCAAGAACTGGCAGCAGGACACGGCTTTACCGCGCCCATGCTGGCACAAAGCCTGAAAACCCCCGCAGGCTGGGTGGAACTGCTGCTCACCATTGCTTTAGCATGGCTGTGTTTTTATATTGCCGAACATCCCGCCGTGCGCCGCAGCATTGAAAATTGGCGTTGGCGTCCGCTGCGCCACATCGGGCAACGTATTTTCTGGCCGCTGCTGATGTTTGCCGCCGCATCGCTGGCACAGCTTGCCGCCAAAATCGCCGCTTATCCGGTGGTGTGGCCACAACTGCTCGCCATGGCTGCCAACTGGATGATTGGCATCCGTTTGGTATTGGCAATACTGCATTTGGCACTGCCGCAAGGACGTTTTACCGCACAATGGGAACGGCGTTTGTCGGGGCTGCTGTGGGGCTGTTTTGTGCTGTGGGTATCAGGCATTGACAAAATCATTACCGATTGGATGAAATCACTCAGTTTTACCATAGGCAGCAATAAATTAAGCCTCTATACCGTGCTGACGGGTCTGCTGTGGGTCTGCATCGTGATGATGCTGATGATGTGGCTGGCACGCTGGATAGACGAGAGACTGATGAGCACCCAACGTTTGGACATGAACCTGCGTATCGTCTTATCCAAAGTGGTAAAAAGCCTGTTTATGGTGCTGTCGGTGCTGATTGCCCTGCCCTTGGTGGGGATTGATTTGACGGTACTGTCGGTATTTGGTGGTGCTTTGGGTGTGGGCTTGGGTTTTGGTTTACAAAAAATCGCCAGCAACTATGTATCGGGCTTTATTATTTTGGCAGACCGTTCCGTGCGCCCCGGCGACCGCTTAAACGTAAACGGCTTTACCGGCTATGTCGGTAAAATCACTTCCCGCTTTGTGGTATTGCGCAGCGCAGACGGACAAGAAGCCCTGATTCCGAACGAAACCTTTGTTACCTCTACCGTGATTAACGAATCTTACACAGGCAAAGCCCTGTGGCAGAGCTTGGACGTACAAGTCGGTTACAACACCGATTTACCGCGTGCTTTAGCCATTTTGACCGAAGCCGCAGCTGCACAAAAACGCGTTTCTGCCAACCCCGCGCCCAATGCCTTTTTAACAGGCTTTGGCGACAACGGCATTGACCTGCGTGTCGGATTTTGGGTAAACGACCCTGAAAACGGCTTTTTGGGTTTGTTTTCCGATATTTTGATGACGATTTGGCAGCGTTTTAACGAAGAAGGCATTGAGTTCCCCTATCCACAGCGCGAAGTACGCATTTTGCAGGACGACAACGGCGAAACGCCTGCTGTTTTGCCTGTAGAAGATAAGGAAAAACCCAGCGAAACGACTGTATCCGAATCAAAATAA
- a CDS encoding VanZ family protein, whose amino-acid sequence MKEKYWFINKWLFLALLWWLAGAYALVWRESADISAPPFPHFDKMAHFFLFFAQTWLLAKIWLTARRTLPIVPLLVFALGNAVASEWAQAVFTVSRQADVWDGIADMAGAAAALYAAVSIQKIRARRRAQES is encoded by the coding sequence ATGAAAGAAAAATATTGGTTTATCAATAAATGGTTGTTTTTGGCGTTGTTGTGGTGGCTGGCGGGCGCGTATGCGCTGGTGTGGCGCGAAAGTGCCGATATCTCTGCGCCGCCGTTTCCACATTTTGACAAAATGGCACATTTTTTCCTGTTTTTCGCGCAAACATGGTTGTTAGCAAAAATATGGCTGACGGCGCGGCGGACGTTACCTATTGTACCTTTGCTGGTGTTTGCTTTGGGCAATGCGGTGGCAAGCGAATGGGCACAGGCGGTTTTTACCGTTTCCCGTCAGGCAGATGTGTGGGACGGAATAGCAGATATGGCGGGTGCGGCGGCGGCGCTGTATGCGGCAGTCAGCATTCAAAAGATAAGGGCGCGGCGCAGGGCGCAGGAAAGTTAA
- a CDS encoding riboflavin synthase: MFTGIVAGMGVLEKVQRPAPDFCTFHVRLPEGMGKDLTEGASVAHNGCCLTVTAVQGDCAQFDLMAETLAKTNLGGLQEGSRINIERAARIGDEIGGHLMSGHIWGQTEVLAVEHSEHNCTVWLALPEALRPYVLPKGFVGLDGCSLTVGEVRDDAFCVYLIPETLRRTRFSECEAGMRVNMEIDPQTQAVVDSVKRVLAAQQL, from the coding sequence ATGTTTACCGGTATTGTGGCGGGCATGGGCGTTTTAGAAAAAGTACAACGTCCCGCGCCCGATTTTTGCACTTTTCATGTCCGTTTGCCCGAAGGCATGGGTAAAGATTTGACCGAAGGCGCGTCGGTGGCGCACAACGGCTGCTGTTTAACCGTTACCGCCGTGCAAGGCGATTGCGCCCAATTTGATTTAATGGCAGAAACTTTGGCAAAAACCAATTTGGGTGGATTGCAGGAAGGCAGCCGCATCAATATTGAACGCGCAGCCCGCATTGGCGATGAAATCGGCGGACACCTGATGAGCGGGCATATTTGGGGACAAACCGAAGTGCTGGCAGTAGAGCACAGCGAACACAACTGTACGGTTTGGCTGGCATTGCCCGAAGCCTTGCGCCCCTATGTGTTGCCCAAAGGCTTTGTCGGTTTGGACGGTTGTAGCCTGACGGTGGGGGAAGTGCGTGATGATGCTTTTTGCGTTTACCTGATTCCTGAGACTCTGCGGCGCACCCGTTTTAGCGAATGTGAAGCAGGTATGCGGGTCAATATGGAAATCGACCCACAAACCCAAGCTGTGGTAGATAGTGTAAAACGGGTGTTGGCGGCGCAACAACTGTAG
- a CDS encoding hemolysin family protein — translation MNIVYVVGILFLLMCASAFVSCAELALASARKIKLQLLEKEGDARATAVLAMQEQAGSFIAVVQIGLNTVAILAGVVGEAALRPYLESVFASVPYAGTWASLLAFVGVTGGFILFADLMPKQFAMANPELVAVRVVRPMRWLIVLFKPLVWLFDGLAGFLFARLGISTVRQEQLTSEDIYAVVDAGAQAGVLKQQEHYLIENVFEMQERTVTSAMSPREGIVFFEQGQGSDEVLEIMAQKPHSNFLVCQGGLEHVIGYVESYALLTLLLKERDVCPADTRILRKVLFVPDTLSLFDMLEAFKSAGEDFAVIVNEYALVVGVITLKDVMSIVMGELVHTEEAQIVRRNDGSWLVDGATPLADVMRTFEIESFPHAQNYETIAGFMMYSLRKIPKKTDSVCYAGYVFEVVDTDNLKIDQLLVSRQTPS, via the coding sequence ATGAATATTGTTTATGTTGTCGGCATATTGTTTTTGTTGATGTGTGCCAGTGCCTTTGTTTCCTGTGCGGAACTGGCTTTGGCTTCGGCAAGAAAAATCAAATTGCAATTATTGGAAAAAGAAGGCGATGCCCGCGCCACAGCGGTATTGGCGATGCAGGAACAGGCAGGTAGTTTTATTGCGGTGGTACAAATTGGTTTGAACACGGTGGCGATTTTAGCGGGTGTGGTGGGCGAAGCGGCATTGCGCCCTTACTTGGAAAGCGTTTTTGCTTCTGTTCCTTATGCGGGGACGTGGGCTTCATTGCTGGCGTTTGTAGGGGTGACAGGGGGATTTATCTTGTTTGCCGATTTAATGCCCAAGCAATTTGCCATGGCAAATCCAGAGTTAGTAGCGGTACGAGTGGTACGTCCGATGCGTTGGCTGATTGTGTTGTTTAAACCTTTGGTATGGCTGTTTGACGGTTTGGCGGGCTTTTTGTTTGCACGTTTGGGGATTTCTACCGTACGTCAGGAACAATTGACTTCGGAAGACATTTACGCGGTGGTGGATGCGGGCGCACAAGCAGGCGTATTAAAGCAACAAGAGCATTATTTGATTGAAAATGTGTTTGAAATGCAGGAACGTACCGTTACTTCGGCGATGAGTCCGCGTGAAGGAATTGTATTTTTTGAGCAGGGGCAGGGCAGTGATGAAGTGTTGGAAATTATGGCGCAAAAACCGCACAGCAATTTTTTGGTGTGTCAGGGCGGATTGGAACACGTTATCGGCTATGTGGAATCGTATGCCTTATTGACTTTGTTGTTAAAAGAACGGGACGTTTGTCCTGCCGATACTCGGATTTTGCGTAAGGTTTTGTTCGTTCCCGATACCCTGTCGCTGTTTGATATGTTGGAAGCGTTTAAATCGGCAGGCGAAGATTTTGCTGTGATTGTGAACGAATATGCTTTGGTGGTGGGCGTGATTACGCTAAAAGATGTGATGAGTATTGTGATGGGCGAGCTGGTGCATACCGAAGAAGCGCAAATTGTCCGCCGCAATGACGGCAGTTGGTTGGTAGATGGTGCCACGCCTTTGGCAGATGTGATGCGTACTTTTGAGATTGAGTCTTTTCCCCATGCACAAAACTATGAAACCATTGCGGGTTTTATGATGTATTCTTTACGCAAAATCCCGAAAAAAACCGATTCGGTTTGCTATGCAGGCTATGTGTTTGAGGTGGTGGATACCGATAATTTAAAAATTGACCAGCTTTTGGTGTCGCGCCAAACGCCGTCTTAA
- the nadD gene encoding nicotinate (nicotinamide) nucleotide adenylyltransferase translates to MNNIILFGGTFDPIHHGHLHLACAAAEQLNAVQTLFLPAGEPYHKTTPRTPAEHRLAMATLAVESYPDFAVSDCDIVRSGATYTYDTVQIFKQLYPSAQLYWLLGSDSLLQLHTWHKWRDLVRHTRFAVAMRAGSSLAHTPRELQSWLGAAVQNGEVVLLNTSPPDISSTQIRHTLATGGDVSAWLPETVGEYIRQHRLYI, encoded by the coding sequence ATGAATAATATTATTTTATTTGGCGGAACATTTGACCCGATACACCACGGACATTTACACCTAGCCTGCGCCGCTGCGGAACAGCTGAACGCCGTGCAAACCCTATTTTTGCCCGCAGGCGAACCCTATCACAAAACCACGCCGCGTACGCCTGCTGAACACCGTTTGGCAATGGCAACGCTGGCTGTAGAATCCTACCCCGATTTTGCTGTATCCGATTGCGACATTGTCCGCAGCGGTGCAACCTATACTTACGACACCGTCCAAATTTTCAAACAGCTCTACCCCAGCGCACAACTGTATTGGCTGCTGGGCAGCGACAGCCTGCTGCAACTGCACACTTGGCATAAATGGCGTGATTTGGTGCGACATACCCGCTTTGCTGTGGCGATGCGTGCAGGTTCAAGCTTAGCGCACACCCCGCGCGAATTGCAAAGCTGGTTGGGCGCAGCGGTACAGAACGGCGAAGTGGTTCTGCTCAACACCAGCCCACCCGACATCAGCTCCACCCAAATCCGCCATACACTGGCAACAGGCGGCGATGTTTCGGCATGGTTGCCCGAAACTGTGGGAGAATATATCCGCCAGCACCGATTATATATTTGA
- a CDS encoding beta-class carbonic anhydrase yields MSELTKIIQYNQQFVEEGGYAEFFTNKFPERKLAILSCMDTRMTKLLPAALGLQNGDAKLIKNAGAVVSHPWGSVMRSLLVAVFELKVEEIMVIAHYDCGMRGLNPDSFLQRADEQGIPAERIQTLENAGINLNSWLTGFTDVEDSVRHTVHTILRHPLMPAHIAVHGMVIHPTTGKLTVVIDGSRECTLGATS; encoded by the coding sequence GTGTCTGAATTAACTAAAATTATCCAATATAACCAGCAATTTGTTGAAGAAGGTGGATACGCCGAATTTTTTACCAATAAATTTCCCGAACGCAAACTGGCGATTTTGTCGTGCATGGACACGCGCATGACCAAATTATTGCCTGCTGCGTTAGGTTTACAAAACGGCGATGCCAAACTGATTAAAAATGCGGGCGCAGTGGTCAGCCATCCTTGGGGTTCGGTGATGCGTTCGCTGCTGGTGGCGGTGTTTGAATTAAAAGTGGAAGAAATTATGGTGATTGCCCATTACGACTGCGGCATGCGCGGACTGAATCCCGACAGCTTTTTACAGCGTGCAGACGAACAGGGCATTCCCGCCGAGCGCATTCAAACCCTTGAAAACGCAGGCATTAACCTAAACAGCTGGCTAACGGGTTTTACCGATGTGGAAGACAGCGTCCGCCACACCGTCCACACCATTTTGCGCCATCCGCTGATGCCCGCGCATATCGCCGTACACGGCATGGTGATTCACCCCACCACAGGTAAGCTTACCGTGGTGATAGATGGCAGCCGTGAATGTACTTTAGGGGCAACATCATGA
- a CDS encoding tyrosine-type recombinase/integrase, with amino-acid sequence MPLNDRQIRNTKPAAKEQKLSDGGGLYLLVKPNGGKYWRLNFRFGGKQKTLALGTYPAVSLVEARAARERAKQMLAQGTDPSAVKQQTKREKQDRLANTFAHLAREWHEKNRYRWKPNHAARVLRYFENDVFPSIGSLPISEIRVKHIKAVLDGISARGVYETAEKSANGRERCLSMPPCWS; translated from the coding sequence ATGCCCCTAAACGACCGTCAAATCAGGAATACCAAGCCTGCTGCCAAAGAACAAAAATTGTCTGACGGCGGCGGGCTGTATTTGTTGGTTAAACCCAATGGCGGTAAATATTGGCGTTTGAACTTCCGTTTTGGTGGTAAGCAGAAAACCCTTGCCCTTGGCACTTATCCTGCCGTGTCTTTAGTGGAAGCGCGGGCAGCGAGAGAGCGGGCAAAGCAGATGTTGGCACAGGGTACAGACCCATCAGCAGTCAAGCAGCAAACCAAACGGGAGAAGCAAGACAGGCTTGCCAATACCTTTGCACACCTTGCCCGCGAATGGCACGAAAAGAACCGTTACCGTTGGAAGCCCAATCATGCTGCCCGTGTGTTGCGTTATTTTGAAAACGATGTATTCCCCAGCATTGGCAGCTTACCGATTAGCGAAATACGGGTAAAACACATTAAAGCCGTGTTGGACGGTATCAGCGCAAGGGGCGTTTACGAAACCGCCGAAAAATCCGCCAATGGACGGGAGCGGTGTTTAAGTATGCCGCCATGTTGGAGCTGA
- a CDS encoding site-specific integrase produces the protein MLELTENNPAMLLQGYLAKQETEHMPALPHGELTEFYRRLSVADAEPANKLGIMILMLVFVRNTELRGAQWHEIDWAQRQWLIPAERMKKTRDHVVPLADWTVELLRELQAITGHTPYLFPSRTKDGYISENTFGKIINHMGYKGIATPHGFRSLASSTLNEQGFNPDAIERQLAHVPTDKVRAAYNRTEYLTERIEMMQWYADHLKQHFIEASKKV, from the coding sequence ATGTTGGAGCTGACCGAGAATAACCCCGCCATGCTGCTGCAAGGGTATTTAGCCAAGCAGGAAACCGAGCATATGCCCGCCTTACCGCATGGGGAACTGACGGAGTTTTACCGCCGTTTAAGCGTTGCCGATGCCGAGCCAGCGAATAAGCTAGGCATTATGATTCTGATGCTGGTGTTCGTACGCAATACCGAATTGCGCGGCGCACAATGGCATGAGATAGATTGGGCGCAGCGGCAATGGTTAATCCCCGCAGAGCGCATGAAAAAAACACGCGACCATGTTGTACCGTTGGCAGATTGGACGGTAGAGCTGCTGCGTGAGCTGCAAGCCATAACGGGGCATACGCCCTATTTATTCCCAAGCCGCACCAAGGACGGCTACATCAGCGAAAACACATTCGGAAAGATTATCAACCACATGGGCTACAAAGGCATTGCCACCCCGCACGGCTTCCGCAGCCTTGCCAGCAGTACGCTGAATGAGCAGGGCTTTAATCCCGATGCCATAGAGCGGCAGTTAGCCCACGTCCCCACAGACAAGGTACGCGCCGCCTACAACCGCACGGAATACCTGACCGAAAGAATAGAGATGATGCAATGGTACGCCGACCACCTGAAGCAGCATTTTATTGAAGCCAGCAAAAAGGTATAA
- a CDS encoding type II toxin-antitoxin system HicB family antitoxin, with the protein MQNLLNIDGYQAVIAYDPEINLFRGEFINLNGGADFYAETVDELHREARQSLKTFLDVCQEQGIEPVRRYSGKFNVRIKPELHAAAVAAAAAAGISLNEWVSQAIGKSARAG; encoded by the coding sequence ATGCAAAATTTACTGAACATTGACGGTTATCAAGCCGTGATTGCCTACGACCCCGAAATTAACCTGTTTCGTGGCGAATTTATCAACCTGAACGGTGGCGCAGACTTTTACGCTGAAACCGTGGACGAATTACACCGAGAAGCGCGGCAAAGCCTGAAAACCTTTTTGGACGTGTGCCAAGAGCAGGGCATAGAGCCTGTGCGCCGCTATTCGGGCAAGTTTAACGTGCGGATTAAGCCCGAATTGCATGCGGCGGCTGTGGCGGCAGCGGCTGCGGCAGGTATCAGCCTAAATGAATGGGTATCGCAGGCAATCGGCAAATCGGCACGGGCAGGGTAG